One Rhea pennata isolate bPtePen1 chromosome 3, bPtePen1.pri, whole genome shotgun sequence DNA segment encodes these proteins:
- the LOC134138245 gene encoding serine/arginine-rich splicing factor 7-like isoform X2: MSRYGRYETKVYVGNLGTGAGKGELERAFSYYGPLRTVWIARNPPGFAFVEFEDPRDAEDAVLGLDGKIICGSRVRVEVSTGMPRRSRYDRPPARRPFDPNDRCYECGEKGHYAYDCHRYSRRRRSRSRSRSRSRSRGRRYSRSRSRSRGRRSRSASYRRSRSISPRRYRSFSPRRSRSGSLRRSRSRSRSRSRSRSVVWPRSSRSKSRSPSPKRSHSPSGSP, encoded by the exons ATGTCGCGCTACGGGCGTTACG AGACCAAGGTCTACGTGGGGAACCTGGGCACGGGCGCGGGCAAAGGCGAGCTGGAGAGAGCCTTCAGCTACTATGGGCCGCTGCGAACCGTGTGGATCGCGAGGAACCCGCCAGGGTTTGCCTTCGTGGAGTTTGAAGACCCGAGGGATGCGGAAGATGCGGTGCTTGGACTCGATGGCAA GATAATATGTGGCTCCAGGGTTAGAGTGGAAGTGTCAACAGGGATGCCTCGTCGCTCCCGCTATGACAGGCCTCCGGCACGGCGCCCCTTTGACCCTAATGACAGATGCTATGAGTGTGGCGAGAAAGGCCACTATGCTTATGATTGTCATCGCTATAGTCGCCGAAGGAGGAGCAG GTCCCGGTCTCGATCCCGTTCGAGGTCCCGAGGAAGGAGGTATTCTCGGTCGCGCAGTCGCAGTCGTGGTAGGAG gtCAAGATCAGCTTCTTACCGCAGGTCCAGGTCAATCTCTCCTCGTAGGTATAGATCATTTTCACCCCGCAGATCACGGTCTGGATCTTTAAGGAGATCAAG GTCTAGGTCCAGATCACGCTCGAGATCCCGGTCTGTTGTATGGCCCCGAAGCAG tcGCTCAAAGTCCAGATCACCATCTCCAAAGAGAAG tCATTCACCATCAGGAAGCCCTTGA
- the LOC134138245 gene encoding serine/arginine-rich splicing factor 7-like isoform X1 has product MSRYGRYETKVYVGNLGTGAGKGELERAFSYYGPLRTVWIARNPPGFAFVEFEDPRDAEDAVLGLDGKIICGSRVRVEVSTGMPRRSRYDRPPARRPFDPNDRCYECGEKGHYAYDCHRYSRRRRSRSRSRSRSRSRGRRYSRSRSRSRGRRSRSASYRRSRSISPRRYRSFSPRRSRSGSLRRSRSRSRSRSRSRSVVWPRSRSGSHGRSKSGLPAKSRSKSRSPSPKRSHSPSGSP; this is encoded by the exons ATGTCGCGCTACGGGCGTTACG AGACCAAGGTCTACGTGGGGAACCTGGGCACGGGCGCGGGCAAAGGCGAGCTGGAGAGAGCCTTCAGCTACTATGGGCCGCTGCGAACCGTGTGGATCGCGAGGAACCCGCCAGGGTTTGCCTTCGTGGAGTTTGAAGACCCGAGGGATGCGGAAGATGCGGTGCTTGGACTCGATGGCAA GATAATATGTGGCTCCAGGGTTAGAGTGGAAGTGTCAACAGGGATGCCTCGTCGCTCCCGCTATGACAGGCCTCCGGCACGGCGCCCCTTTGACCCTAATGACAGATGCTATGAGTGTGGCGAGAAAGGCCACTATGCTTATGATTGTCATCGCTATAGTCGCCGAAGGAGGAGCAG GTCCCGGTCTCGATCCCGTTCGAGGTCCCGAGGAAGGAGGTATTCTCGGTCGCGCAGTCGCAGTCGTGGTAGGAG gtCAAGATCAGCTTCTTACCGCAGGTCCAGGTCAATCTCTCCTCGTAGGTATAGATCATTTTCACCCCGCAGATCACGGTCTGGATCTTTAAGGAGATCAAG GTCTAGGTCCAGATCACGCTCGAGATCCCGGTCTGTTGTATGGCCCCGAAGCAG GTCTGGGTCCCATGGTAGATCTAAATCTGGCTTACCTGCTAAAAG tcGCTCAAAGTCCAGATCACCATCTCCAAAGAGAAG tCATTCACCATCAGGAAGCCCTTGA